The proteins below are encoded in one region of Kazachstania africana CBS 2517 chromosome 6, complete genome:
- the CLG1 gene encoding Clg1p (similar to Saccharomyces cerevisiae CLG1 (YGL215W); ancestral locus Anc_3.527), which yields MPPLVVPPHQYDYMVSNPIQLPPLSGNGNNYFYANANAVAPPPPHMGGTLAAPVVLQGCYMPPLLPQCNNNNGFYRDSVSLPPPGLLFNQPAPPQPMVQDNVNGGVSLDLNYDIDTMSAFIVHNVYVGFGIHSQNKDSYDLFLKGIKSVLNATRLPVSTIYYSLNYLSRYLTQNIMKNSNPGINVIYQNTIIAFILGNKFNDDKTFTNKSWSQATGMDLKLINEMERNWLSSFNYELNSTIFLYNDFIFSYDIFANERKIIGSPMISDCQTPIQSFHQNSTFPSSPCYYNYFNSPIQLNSNSKSRNNDFNYDYYHFDSQQQYYKVY from the coding sequence ATGCCTCCATTGGTCGTACCACCACACCAATATGACTATATGGTGTCAAATCCTATTCAATTACCTCCTTTGTCAGGTAACGGTAACAATTATTTCTATGCGAATGCAAATGCCGTCgcaccaccaccacctcATATGGGTGGTACTTTAGCTGCTCCAGTCGTATTACAAGGTTGTTATATGCCACCTCTATTGCCTCAGtgtaataacaataatggtTTTTACAGAGACAGCGTCTCGTTACCTCCTCCAGGCTTACTTTTCAATCAACCTGCTCCTCCTCAGCCTATGGTTCAAGATAATGTTAACGGTGGTGTCTCTCTAGATCTAAATTATGATATTGACACTATGTCTGCTTTCATTGTTCATAATGTCTATGTTGGGTTTGGTATCCATTCTCAAAATAAGGACAGTTATGATTTATTCTTAAAGGGAATCAAATCTGTATTGAATGCTACTAGATTACCAGTTTCGACTATCTATTATTCGCTAAATTATCTCTCAAGGTATTTAACACAAAAtattatgaaaaattcgaatCCTGGTATCAACgtcatttatcaaaatacAATTATTGCTTTCATCCTAGgcaataaattcaatgatgataaGACTTTCACCAACAAATCTTGGTCTCAAGCTACAGGTatggatttgaaattaattaatgaaatggaaagaaaTTGGTTGAGTTCTTTTAATTACGAATTAAATTCAACAATCTTCTTATACAATgatttcatattttcttatGATATCTTTGccaatgaaagaaaaattattgggTCCCCAATGATTTCAGATTGTCAAACTCCAATTCAAAGTTTCCACCAAAATTCAACTTTTCCATCTTCTCCATGCTATTATAACTATTTCAATTCTccaattcaattgaatagCAATTCAAAATCTAGAAATAACGATTTCAATTATGATTACTATCATTTTGATTCTCAACAACAATACTATAAagtatattga